Proteins found in one Zea mays cultivar B73 chromosome 1, Zm-B73-REFERENCE-NAM-5.0, whole genome shotgun sequence genomic segment:
- the LOC118473219 gene encoding uncharacterized protein translates to MYTVGGFRFIVYKFSSTMFNMKLMEKLRFILSKFNSNLSHPKLMDKSRFEASEFNTLFDPNTMEKTAEDLSFDVLWLIFANLELPDLVRAGSVCSIWRDIYTSLCNSGSYNPQHTPCLLYTSESAGTKAACLYSLAEKKTYMLTLPDPPLCSRYIFGSSYGWIVIADERSELHIVNPITGDQIALPSVTTIDQVKPIFSDIGVVCGYEHSWYSGVWEVSDIPSIFDLSELRDHLFHKVFLSSDPSAGDYFMVLIHNPHCQLSFARAGDDKWTWLPQGDSYDDCLFNGQLLYACTQLGEIHEFDLGTPTITHKIFLGRVKDLYDEKIYMVQASCGQMLQIWRSDDTIEEGDNEDEYDPDFGPDLPWHSTSMIKVYKLEPTSKKLVEISSLGANVLFLGHNLSLCLHAEEHPQLKANHIYFADDEPYTYFKSKRRDIGVFDLERNCSEKIVSPQLWSNWPAPVWLVPNPRRIGLSLCK, encoded by the coding sequence ATGTATACTGTTGGTGGTTTTCGATTTATAGTATACAAGTTCAGTAGTACCATGTTTAATATGAAGCTGATGGAGAAGCTGCGATTTATATTGTCCAAGTTCaatagtaatctatctcatcccaAGCTGATGGATAAGTCACGATTTGAAGCATCCGAGTTCAACACTCTATTTGATCCGAATACGATGGAGAAGACGGCGGAGGACCTGTCGTTCGATGTTCTGTGGCTTATCTTTGCTAATCTAGAGTTACCTGACCTTGTGCGTGCTGGATCAGTCTGTTCCATATGGCGTGACATATACACGAGTCTATGCAACAGTGGATCTTACAATCCTCAGCACACACCATGCCTTCTCTACACCTCTGAGTCTGCCGGCACAAAGGCAGCTTGCCTGTACAGCCTTGCAGAGAAGAAGACCTACATGTTAACTCTGCCGGACCCTCCTCTCTGTAGCAGGTACATCTTTGGCTCGTCATATGGTTGGATTGTCATCGCTGATGAGAGGTCTGAGTTGCACATTGTAAACCCCATCACCGGCGACCAGATTGCCTTGCCATCTGTCACCACCATTGATCAGGTGAAGCCGATCTTTAGTGATATTGGAGTCGTTTGCGGATATGAGCACTCATGGTACTCTGGGGTGTGGGAAGTTTCGGACATACCGTCCATATTTGACCTCAGTGAGCTACGTGACCACCTCTTCCACAAGGTCTTCCTCTCTTCAGATCCATCCGCGGGAGACTACTTTATGGTGCTCATCCATAACCCACACTGTCAGCTTTCCTTTGCAAGGGCAGGGGATGATAAATGGACTTGGTTGCCACAAGGTGATTCCTATGATGATTGCTTATTTAATGGTCAATTGTTGTATGCCTGCACTCAACTAGGAGAAATCCATGAATTCGATCTTGGTACCCCAACAATCACGCACAAGATATTTTTGGGTCGTGTTAAAGATCTCTACGACGAGAAGATTTACATGGTTCAAGCTtcatgtggtcagatgctgcaaaTATGGAGGTCCGACGACACTATAGAAGAAGGGGATAACGAAGATGAATATGATCCAGATTTTGGACCTGACTTGCCTTGGCATAGTACCTCCATGATCAAAGTTTATAAACTGGAACCAACTTCAAAAAAACTTGTTGAGATAAGTAGCCTGGGTGCGAATGTGTTGTTTCTTGGGCACAACCTATCACTTTGCCTCCATGCAGAAGAACACCCACAGCTGAAAGCAAATCATATCTACTTCGCTGATGACGAACCATATACATATTTCAAGAGTAAACGACGTGATATTGGTGTATTTGACTTGGAACGTAATTGCAGCGAGAAAATAGTATCTCCTCAGCTTTGGTCCAACTGGCCAGCCCCAGTGTGGTTAGTTCCAAATCCAAGGCGAATAGGCCTATCATTGTGCAAGTAG